A single Streptomyces sp. Edi2 DNA region contains:
- a CDS encoding GntR family transcriptional regulator produces MAAGGDSSVIRRSTLRQQIADALRDEVLAGRLPSGHPFTVKEIAEQYGVSATPVREALLDLCAQGLLDVEQHRGFKVHAFTADDFRAMVEARTLIIEGIFRSGADRALRNTPAEVLISIRRRADEAERAARCGDLDVLIGYDLRFWRELSSIVNNAYISDFLDRIRVQTWMFAVPLLRREGDLKGHLWQGHSALADALLQHDLPAAQRLIAEYNEHSLALVGTRG; encoded by the coding sequence ATGGCCGCCGGCGGAGACAGCTCAGTCATACGACGCAGCACCCTGCGCCAGCAGATCGCCGACGCGCTGCGCGACGAGGTCCTGGCAGGCCGGCTGCCGTCCGGCCACCCCTTCACCGTCAAGGAGATCGCCGAACAGTACGGCGTCTCCGCCACCCCCGTGCGCGAGGCACTGCTCGACCTCTGCGCCCAGGGCCTGCTCGACGTCGAACAGCACCGCGGTTTCAAGGTGCACGCCTTCACCGCCGACGACTTCCGCGCCATGGTCGAGGCCCGCACCCTGATCATCGAGGGCATCTTCCGCAGCGGCGCCGACCGGGCCCTGCGGAATACCCCCGCCGAGGTGCTGATCTCCATCCGGCGCCGCGCCGACGAGGCCGAACGGGCCGCGCGGTGCGGCGACCTGGACGTCCTGATCGGCTACGACCTGCGGTTCTGGCGCGAGCTGAGCAGCATCGTGAACAACGCCTACATCAGCGACTTCCTGGACCGGATCCGCGTCCAGACCTGGATGTTCGCGGTGCCGCTGCTGCGCCGCGAGGGCGACCTCAAGGGGCATCTGTGGCAGGGCCACAGCGCGCTGGCCGACGCCCTGCTCCAGCACGACCTGCCCGCGGCCCAGCGGCTGATCGCCGAGTACAACGAGCACTCCCTCGCTCTCGTCGGAACGCGCGGGTAG
- a CDS encoding aspartate aminotransferase family protein — protein MTTTPSASADPAAGAAVKAADRAHVFHSWSAQGLIDPLPIAGAEGAYFWDYDGNRYLDFSSQLVNTNIGHQHPKVVAAIQEQAAKLCTIAPGFAVDVRSEAARLVAERTPGDLDKIFFTNGGAEAVENAVRMARLHTGRAKVLSAYRSYHGATATAINLTGDPRRWPSDTASSGVVHFWGPFLYRSAFHAENEAQECERALAHLEQTIAFEGPQSIAAIILETVPGTAGIMVPPAGYLAGVREICDRHGIVFILDEVMAGFGRTGKWFAADHFGVTPDLLTFAKGVNSGYVPLGGVAISAEIAATFDQRPYPGGLTYSGHPLACASAVATMNAMAEERIVENAAEIGERVIGPALHEIAARHPSVGEVRGMGVFWALDLVKNKETREPLVPYNAAGPANAPMAEFAAACKRGGLWPFVNMNRTHVVPACTITEAEAKEGLAALDEALSAADAHTA, from the coding sequence GTGACCACGACGCCCTCCGCCTCCGCCGACCCCGCCGCCGGTGCCGCAGTCAAGGCCGCCGACCGCGCGCACGTCTTCCACTCCTGGTCCGCGCAGGGCCTGATCGACCCGCTGCCGATCGCCGGCGCCGAGGGCGCGTACTTCTGGGACTACGACGGCAACCGCTACCTCGACTTCTCCTCGCAGCTGGTCAACACCAACATCGGCCACCAGCACCCCAAGGTCGTCGCGGCGATCCAGGAACAGGCCGCCAAGCTGTGCACCATCGCGCCCGGCTTCGCCGTGGACGTCCGGTCCGAGGCCGCCCGGCTGGTCGCCGAGCGCACCCCCGGCGACCTCGACAAGATCTTCTTCACCAACGGCGGCGCGGAGGCCGTGGAGAACGCGGTCCGGATGGCCCGGCTGCACACCGGCCGTGCCAAGGTGCTCTCCGCCTACCGCTCGTACCACGGCGCCACCGCCACCGCGATCAACCTGACCGGCGACCCCCGCCGCTGGCCCTCCGACACCGCCTCGTCCGGTGTCGTGCACTTCTGGGGCCCGTTCCTCTACCGCTCGGCCTTCCATGCCGAGAACGAGGCGCAGGAGTGCGAGCGCGCCCTCGCGCACCTGGAGCAGACCATCGCCTTCGAGGGCCCGCAGTCCATCGCGGCGATCATCCTGGAGACCGTCCCCGGCACCGCCGGGATCATGGTCCCGCCGGCCGGCTACCTCGCCGGCGTCCGGGAGATCTGCGACCGCCACGGCATCGTCTTCATCCTCGACGAGGTCATGGCGGGCTTCGGCCGTACGGGCAAGTGGTTCGCCGCCGACCACTTCGGCGTCACCCCCGACCTGCTGACCTTCGCCAAGGGCGTCAACTCCGGCTACGTCCCGCTGGGCGGCGTCGCGATCAGCGCCGAGATCGCCGCGACCTTCGACCAGCGCCCCTACCCGGGCGGTCTGACCTACTCCGGACACCCGCTGGCCTGCGCGTCCGCCGTCGCCACCATGAACGCGATGGCCGAGGAGCGGATCGTGGAGAACGCCGCCGAGATCGGTGAGCGGGTCATCGGCCCCGCGCTGCACGAGATCGCCGCGCGGCACCCGTCCGTTGGCGAGGTCCGCGGTATGGGCGTCTTCTGGGCGCTGGACCTGGTCAAGAACAAGGAGACCCGCGAGCCGCTGGTCCCGTACAACGCCGCCGGCCCGGCCAACGCCCCGATGGCCGAATTCGCCGCGGCCTGCAAGCGCGGCGGCCTGTGGCCGTTCGTGAACATGAACCGGACGCATGTCGTCCCGGCCTGCACGATCACCGAGGCCGAGGCCAAGGAGGGCCTTGCCGCCCTCGACGAGGCCCTGTCGGCGGCCGACGCCCACACCGCCTGA
- a CDS encoding polyphosphate polymerase domain-containing protein, with protein MIPAVRALARAAMAARPVPLADVQARAELLARFDRRYLVPVEVFAAFAAELTDRRRPGGPFAALCINGRRWFRYRSLHYDTPGLRSFHDHRQGLPLRYTIRERRYEDTGERQFEVKLTGRRGETVKHRRPLLPGDPALGVAPRGFLAAVLDRAYGLAAPADLHGALETDYTRATFVADGLRITCDAALRCRDPESGRTVRADGGLVLVEIRTAARLPDADLVTHADRLTHAAWLTHADRLLHGHGVRPAAFTRYCGGLAALRPDLAAGHWRQAQAVRTAFPTA; from the coding sequence GTGATTCCCGCCGTACGCGCCCTCGCCCGCGCCGCCATGGCCGCGCGCCCCGTGCCGCTCGCCGACGTCCAGGCGCGGGCCGAACTCCTCGCCCGTTTCGACCGCCGCTATCTCGTCCCGGTCGAGGTCTTCGCCGCCTTCGCGGCCGAACTCACCGACCGCCGCAGGCCGGGCGGCCCGTTCGCGGCGCTGTGCATCAACGGGCGCCGCTGGTTCCGCTACCGCTCCCTCCACTACGACACCCCCGGCCTGCGCTCCTTCCACGACCACCGGCAAGGCCTGCCGCTGCGCTACACGATCCGCGAGCGGCGGTACGAGGACACCGGGGAGCGGCAGTTCGAGGTCAAGCTCACGGGACGGCGCGGCGAGACGGTCAAGCACCGGCGGCCGCTGCTGCCGGGCGACCCGGCGCTCGGCGTGGCCCCACGCGGCTTCCTCGCCGCCGTATTGGACCGCGCCTACGGACTCGCGGCCCCCGCCGACCTCCACGGCGCCCTGGAGACCGACTACACCCGCGCCACCTTCGTCGCGGACGGCCTGCGCATCACCTGTGACGCCGCGCTGCGCTGCCGGGACCCGGAGTCCGGCCGCACGGTACGCGCCGACGGCGGGCTGGTCCTCGTCGAGATCCGGACCGCCGCCCGGCTGCCCGACGCGGACCTGGTGACCCACGCGGACCGGCTGACCCACGCTGCCTGGCTGACCCACGCGGACCGCCTGCTGCACGGCCACGGCGTCCGGCCCGCCGCCTTCACCCGCTACTGCGGCGGACTCGCGGCCTTGCGCCCGGATCTGGCCGCCGGCCACTGGCGCCAGGCGCAGGCGGTACGGACCGCCTTTCCCACGGCCTGA
- a CDS encoding protein kinase, with amino-acid sequence MLPLGAQDPPRIGDYRLIGQLGEGGMGRVFLARSDRGRTVAVKLVRAELAGEEEFRARFRREVRAAQQVAGEWTAPVLDADTEAETPWLATGYIAGPSLQRVVGGSGAPLPERTVWILAAGLARALGSIHAAGIIHRDLKPSNVLLTIDGPRVIDFGIARALEAVSGMGVTHTGGAIGSPGFMSPEQVRGAPLTPACDVFSLGAVLAYAATGRQPFGTADSVAHAVMFRIAQEDPDLSAVPEGLRELIAGALAKDPGQRPTPAQLVAQAEGGSGVGAGPRADDEPWLPAALTARLGRHAVELLAAENPQSRDTTRDGEPPTAVVPTPSAPGRAPVTPSPPPRGPAAYSPTATAPHSDATPSPAPAGKPPRRRGAGAALVTAAALVLAGTGAVAAYALMSADGGGLRSTDAGEAGGNGAQRTAGSAKGRLPASYLGTWEATLGDSHDEVRRFTLTQGKAGDIVLTMTATGAEYRCEFAAALAHAGPPVRLGPSTVVSGPDGCSPGSPSTLEMVNGKLRRTSDDGKALTYRKLPSGKGT; translated from the coding sequence GTGCTGCCGCTGGGTGCGCAGGATCCGCCGCGGATCGGGGACTACCGCCTGATCGGGCAGCTCGGCGAGGGCGGCATGGGACGGGTCTTCCTGGCCCGTTCGGACCGCGGCCGTACGGTCGCGGTCAAGCTGGTGCGTGCGGAGCTGGCCGGTGAGGAGGAGTTCCGGGCGCGCTTCCGGCGGGAGGTGCGGGCCGCGCAGCAGGTCGCCGGGGAGTGGACCGCGCCCGTACTGGACGCGGACACCGAGGCCGAGACCCCCTGGCTCGCCACGGGCTACATCGCGGGCCCTTCCCTGCAGCGGGTCGTCGGCGGCAGCGGCGCCCCGCTGCCCGAGCGGACGGTATGGATCCTGGCCGCCGGGCTGGCCCGCGCGCTGGGGTCGATCCATGCGGCCGGAATCATCCACCGCGACCTCAAGCCGTCCAACGTGCTGCTCACCATCGACGGGCCGCGGGTCATCGACTTCGGCATCGCGCGGGCCCTGGAGGCGGTGTCCGGCATGGGCGTGACGCATACCGGCGGGGCGATCGGTTCGCCGGGCTTCATGTCGCCGGAGCAGGTGCGCGGCGCGCCGCTGACCCCGGCCTGCGACGTCTTCAGCCTCGGTGCCGTGCTGGCGTACGCGGCCACCGGGCGGCAGCCGTTCGGGACGGCCGACAGCGTCGCGCACGCGGTGATGTTCCGTATCGCCCAGGAGGATCCCGACCTCTCCGCGGTGCCCGAGGGGCTGCGCGAGCTGATCGCCGGCGCTCTCGCCAAGGACCCCGGACAGCGGCCCACGCCCGCGCAGTTGGTGGCGCAGGCGGAGGGCGGCAGCGGTGTCGGGGCCGGGCCCCGTGCGGACGACGAGCCGTGGCTGCCGGCGGCGCTGACCGCCCGGCTGGGGCGGCACGCCGTGGAACTGCTGGCGGCGGAGAACCCACAGAGCCGGGACACCACCCGGGACGGGGAGCCGCCCACCGCCGTCGTGCCCACACCCTCCGCACCGGGCCGCGCCCCGGTCACGCCATCGCCGCCGCCCCGGGGCCCGGCAGCGTACTCACCCACCGCCACCGCACCGCACTCTGACGCGACGCCCTCTCCCGCCCCGGCCGGCAAGCCGCCGCGCCGCCGCGGTGCCGGTGCCGCGCTGGTCACCGCGGCCGCGCTGGTGCTCGCCGGGACCGGTGCGGTCGCCGCGTACGCCCTGATGAGCGCGGACGGCGGCGGCCTGCGCTCGACGGACGCCGGCGAAGCGGGCGGGAACGGCGCCCAGAGGACGGCGGGGTCCGCGAAGGGCAGGCTTCCCGCGAGCTACCTGGGCACGTGGGAGGCCACGCTGGGCGACTCCCACGACGAGGTCCGGCGCTTCACGCTCACGCAGGGCAAGGCCGGTGACATCGTGCTGACGATGACGGCGACCGGGGCGGAGTACCGCTGCGAGTTCGCCGCCGCCCTGGCCCATGCGGGGCCGCCGGTCCGCCTCGGCCCCTCCACCGTGGTCTCCGGGCCGGACGGCTGCTCTCCGGGCTCGCCGAGCACCCTGGAGATGGTGAACGGCAAGCTGCGCCGCACCTCCGACGACGGGAAGGCGCTGACGTACCGCAAGCTGCCGAGCGGCAAGGGGACCTGA
- a CDS encoding serine/threonine-protein kinase — MDGLRELTADDPQWIGDYRLLSGLGSGGMGRVYLARSEGGRTVAVKLVKAELAAEEEFRDRFRAEVAAARRVGGRWTAPVLDADTEAAVPWVATGYIAGPTLSGVVGGTYGRIRNPGPLPEYSLQRLAYGLACALRDIHGVGLVHRDLKPSNVLLTIDGPRVIDFGIARALDAVGDRTGTRTGTVLGSPSFMSPEQVRGHRAGPPSDVFCVGSVLAYAATGRQPFGSPASGFHSVMFKIAKEDPELTGAPDGIRGLIQDCLSKDPAARPTPGEIADRTGPVPGGPSAAPWLPAALIASLGQHAVRLLDTDTPPGGRPPTLTSTRLSPAPASPPPAEPAAAAPQTEPSVPAPRRRPRRLPLLLATTSAVAAAAATAVAVPLLSGGASPDQSASDIPARFVGTWSGPVLRDGEPTGQQRRFVITNGTVGEVVANSTSLGATYECRSDGKLVSVTAHDGHPALRLDTKVVRSVPAGRCSALGEHTLRAGTGGTLNWAAAGRTATLHRTGPAETAVPAGFLGTWQRTDADGYGSRRLTLAQAPAGSKVLTTVVAGPGGRCTTHADLFAAEDGRLTLGPSVVDRPAPGCAPGNSSVLRLNRDGTLHGEFLGHDKQPRTYSRAE, encoded by the coding sequence ATGGACGGCCTGCGGGAGCTGACGGCCGACGATCCGCAGTGGATCGGGGACTACCGGCTGCTCAGCGGTCTCGGCAGCGGCGGGATGGGGCGGGTCTACCTGGCCCGTTCCGAGGGCGGCAGGACCGTGGCCGTGAAGCTGGTGAAGGCCGAACTCGCCGCGGAGGAAGAGTTCCGGGACCGCTTCCGTGCCGAGGTCGCGGCCGCGCGGCGGGTCGGCGGGCGGTGGACCGCCCCGGTGCTGGACGCCGACACCGAGGCCGCGGTCCCGTGGGTCGCCACCGGATACATCGCGGGCCCCACCCTGAGCGGGGTCGTCGGCGGCACATACGGCCGCATCCGGAACCCGGGCCCCCTGCCGGAGTATTCGCTGCAGCGGCTGGCGTACGGGCTGGCCTGCGCGCTGCGCGACATCCACGGCGTCGGCCTGGTGCACCGCGACCTCAAGCCGTCCAATGTGCTGCTCACCATCGACGGGCCGCGGGTCATCGACTTCGGTATCGCGCGCGCCCTGGACGCGGTCGGGGACCGGACCGGGACCCGCACCGGCACGGTGCTCGGCTCGCCCAGCTTCATGTCGCCCGAGCAGGTACGGGGGCACCGCGCCGGCCCGCCCAGCGACGTCTTCTGCGTGGGGTCGGTGCTGGCGTACGCGGCGACCGGGCGGCAGCCGTTCGGCAGCCCGGCCTCGGGCTTCCACTCGGTGATGTTCAAGATCGCCAAGGAGGATCCCGAGCTGACCGGGGCGCCCGACGGCATCCGCGGTCTGATCCAGGACTGCCTGTCCAAGGACCCGGCCGCGCGGCCCACCCCCGGCGAGATCGCCGACCGCACCGGGCCGGTGCCCGGCGGCCCGTCCGCCGCCCCCTGGCTGCCGGCTGCGCTGATCGCAAGCCTGGGACAGCACGCCGTACGCCTCCTGGACACCGACACCCCGCCCGGGGGCCGGCCGCCGACGCTCACCTCCACCCGCCTCTCCCCCGCTCCGGCATCGCCGCCCCCGGCCGAGCCCGCCGCGGCGGCGCCCCAGACCGAGCCCTCCGTACCGGCGCCTCGCCGCCGCCCCCGCCGGCTCCCCCTCCTCCTGGCCACCACCAGTGCCGTCGCCGCGGCCGCCGCCACCGCCGTCGCGGTCCCGCTGCTGAGCGGCGGCGCGAGCCCCGACCAGAGCGCGTCCGACATCCCGGCACGCTTTGTCGGCACCTGGTCGGGCCCGGTGCTGCGGGACGGGGAGCCCACAGGGCAGCAGCGGCGGTTCGTGATCACCAACGGCACGGTCGGCGAGGTGGTCGCCAACAGCACCAGCCTCGGCGCGACCTATGAATGCCGCAGCGACGGCAAGCTGGTGTCCGTCACGGCTCACGACGGGCACCCGGCGCTCCGGCTGGACACCAAGGTCGTACGGTCCGTCCCCGCGGGCCGCTGCAGCGCGCTCGGCGAGCACACCCTCCGAGCGGGCACGGGCGGCACCCTGAACTGGGCGGCGGCCGGGCGCACCGCGACCCTGCACCGCACCGGCCCGGCGGAGACCGCCGTCCCGGCCGGCTTCCTCGGCACCTGGCAGCGGACGGACGCCGACGGCTACGGCAGCCGGCGCCTCACCCTCGCGCAGGCCCCGGCGGGCAGCAAGGTCCTCACCACCGTCGTCGCGGGCCCCGGCGGCCGCTGCACGACGCACGCCGACCTGTTCGCGGCGGAGGACGGCAGACTGACCCTCGGCCCGTCGGTCGTCGACCGGCCCGCGCCCGGCTGCGCCCCGGGCAACAGCTCCGTCCTCCGCCTGAACCGCGACGGCACGCTGCACGGCGAGTTCCTGGGCCACGACAAACAGCCGCGCACCTACTCCAGGGCGGAGTAG
- a CDS encoding adenylosuccinate synthase — protein MPALVLLGAQWGDEGKGKATDLLGGSVDYVVRYQGGNNAGHTVVVGDQKYALHLLPSGILSPGCTPVIGNGVVVDPAVLLSELSGLNERGVDTSKLLLSGNAHLITPYNITVDKVTERFLGKRKIGTTGRGIGPTYADKINRVGIRVQDLYDESILMQKVEAALEVKNQLLSKLYNRRAIEAGQVVEELLGYADKIKGYVADTTLILNKALDDDKVVLFEGGQGTLLDIDHGTYPFVTSSNPTAGGACTGAGVGPTKINRVIGILKAYTTRVGAGPFPTELFDEDGEALRRIGGERGVTTGRDRRCGWFDAVIARYATRVNGLTDFFLTKLDVLTGWEQIPVCVAYEIDGKRVEELPYSQSDFHHAKPVYETLPGWSEDITKAKSFSDLPKNAQAYVKALEEMSGAPISAIGVGPGRDETIEINSFLS, from the coding sequence GTGCCCGCACTTGTGCTGCTCGGTGCTCAGTGGGGTGATGAGGGCAAGGGAAAGGCCACCGACCTGCTCGGTGGGTCCGTTGACTATGTGGTGCGCTACCAGGGCGGCAACAACGCCGGCCACACGGTCGTCGTCGGCGACCAGAAGTACGCGCTGCACCTTCTCCCTTCCGGAATCCTCTCCCCGGGGTGCACCCCGGTCATCGGCAACGGTGTCGTGGTCGACCCGGCGGTCCTGCTCTCCGAGCTGAGCGGACTCAACGAGCGTGGCGTCGACACGTCCAAGCTGCTGCTCAGCGGTAACGCGCATCTGATCACGCCGTACAACATCACCGTCGACAAGGTGACGGAACGGTTCCTCGGCAAGCGGAAGATCGGCACCACCGGGCGCGGCATCGGCCCGACCTACGCCGACAAGATCAACCGCGTGGGCATCCGGGTGCAGGACCTCTACGACGAGTCGATCCTCATGCAGAAGGTCGAGGCGGCCCTGGAGGTCAAGAACCAGCTCCTGTCCAAGCTCTACAACCGCCGCGCCATCGAGGCCGGCCAGGTCGTCGAGGAGCTGCTGGGCTACGCCGACAAGATCAAGGGCTATGTCGCCGACACCACCCTGATCCTCAACAAGGCGCTCGACGACGACAAGGTGGTCCTCTTCGAGGGCGGCCAGGGCACGCTCCTGGACATCGACCACGGCACGTACCCCTTCGTCACGTCCTCGAACCCGACCGCGGGCGGCGCCTGCACGGGTGCCGGCGTCGGCCCCACGAAGATCAACCGCGTCATCGGCATCCTCAAGGCCTATACGACGCGCGTCGGCGCCGGTCCGTTCCCGACCGAGCTGTTCGACGAGGACGGCGAGGCGCTGCGCCGGATCGGCGGCGAGCGCGGTGTCACCACCGGCCGCGACCGCCGCTGCGGCTGGTTCGACGCGGTCATCGCCCGCTACGCGACCCGCGTCAACGGCCTGACCGACTTCTTCCTCACCAAGCTCGACGTGCTCACCGGCTGGGAGCAGATCCCGGTCTGCGTGGCCTACGAGATCGACGGCAAGCGCGTCGAGGAGCTGCCCTACAGCCAGTCCGACTTCCACCACGCGAAGCCGGTCTACGAGACGCTGCCGGGCTGGTCCGAGGACATCACCAAGGCGAAGTCCTTCTCCGACCTGCCGAAGAACGCCCAGGCGTACGTCAAGGCGCTGGAGGAGATGTCCGGCGCCCCGATCTCCGCGATCGGCGTCGGCCCCGGCCGCGACGAGACGATCGAGATCAACTCGTTCCTGTCGTAG